Below is a genomic region from Citrobacter europaeus.
TTGCTCGGCGTTTGCTGAGCGGGTAATGATAAGCGACGTAATCGCATTGAAAAGCTGTGAGCTGGCGATCCCGGCAAGGATGATCTGGGTTGTTACACCTCCGCCTTGTCTACCGCCAGCAGCCATTGCTAATAGCGCAACGAACATAAATGCCGTCAGCGCACCAATAAAAGCTCCCAATGACATACTGATGATCCCAGCCCCAAGCCCGGTGAGAGCAATCAGCACCGCTCCGGTGGATGCTCCGGCAGAAATCCCCAATAGATAAGGTTCAGCGAGCGCATTGCGTAGCAACGACTGCAGCACTACGCCGGAAACAGCCAGGCAGGCACCGCAGCTGGCGGAGACCAGCGCTCGGGTCAGGCGATAGTTCCAGACGATCCCTGCATCCAGCGCATCGACAGGGTAGTGTGCATCAAAAAGATGATTTGCCAGCGTGCTGAGTACGTGCTGCCAGGGAATCAGCGTTTCGCCGATGGAAATACCCGCCAGCAGTACGCAGCACATTAGCGCACTGACCCAAACGGCATGTCCACCTATTCTCATCGCAAGTTGACCAACGGCACGACGCATCCTGCGTGAATCACTCATGATTATCTGCGTTCCTGAGTAACGGAGATGCGCTATACCGTCCGAGGATATAGCGCAAAACGTAGATTAATGAGCAGCCTGCGGATGCGCTAAGCCATATTCAACAAGGGCATCCGCCAGTTTTTCCACCCCATCAATAGTTCTGATCCCGGCATTCATTGTCTGTACGTCAATGACCGGCAGATGGTTTTCCTTGACGGCAGGAACCAGTTTGGTGACAGGGTCGGACTTGAGGTATTCCATCTTGACCTTCCAGTCATCTGCCGGGAAACGCCGACGGCTCATCTCTCCGAGCACAATGACCGAAGGATTAGCTTTAGCGATGGTTTCCCAGCCCACTGTTGGCCATTCTTCGGCAGAATCAATCACATTCTTCACACCCAGCGTTTGGGCTATCCACGCAGCTGGGCCAAACTTCCCGGCAACGTAAGGATCGAGCTGCAAATCGGCGCTTGAGAACCAGAACACCGCGGAAACATTCTTATCCATTCCGGTAATTTTATTTTTCGCTGCGGCTTCACGTGCTTTAAGGCTGGCAATCAACGCTTCGCCTTTATCCTGAACATCGAAGATTTTCGCCAAATCGGCGACTTCCTGATACACCATGGCAATATCAAACATACCCTTACGGACACCATCACCACCATCTTCGTTATCTTTCGCACAGTCAGCCGGCGCGGTATAAACGGGAACCTTCAGTTCACTAAACTGTTCATAAGAGGCAACCGTGCCTGCTGGGCCGATTTGCCATTCAAACTGGCTGGCGACCAGATCCGGTTTTTTAGCCACAATCCCTTCAAAGCTGGGAATATTTTGCGCAATAACGGCAACTTTTTCATTTGCTGTTTTATAAGTATCCAGTACCGGGCCAAACCACAGTGAAGTGCCCACGACGCGATCGGCCAGCCCTAATGAATAAAGAATCTCGGTACTATTCTGTCCCACCGTTGCCACGCGCGTTGGTGCCTGGTTGAAGGTAATATCGCGGCCACAGTTTTTAATCGTCAGAGGATATTCGGTTTTTGCCGCGGCAGAAAAACCGGAAGTAAGCAGCAGAGCAGTCGTGCCCAAAATAGCCAGAAGCGTTTTTTTAGAGGAGTAAAAGGTAGAATTAGCGTGCATTATCATCGTCCCGTTGATGCCAGAATCTGAAGATCTGGTCATGGCTCATTTCATTCCATATATCGGGAGGAGACATGAAGATAGATGACATTCAATCGTGAAATTTAAGAATGAAGATATGCAAAAAATGCAAATAAGCGTTACTTAGCCGAAATCTTATTCATAAATACACTACTGCATTTGTCAAATAATTCATCCCATGGACCATCCCGTCCACTCAATGGTATACACCTTTGACAGCAGGTCTCCTGACTCACGGTAACCAGAATATCAGCCTTCCCATAAAGATAAACTTTACAGTGACCTGTGGCTTATTAACCACACAAGGATATTCTGCATCCGCCTACAGTTGCGGGGGCAGTTATGGAATTGAATTAAATAATTCTTACCATATTCCTATTCATATACAAAAATGTAATGAAATGCTGTCGAAAGCGACTCTAACGGCAATTGTTAACAAGGTCAACCATAGGGGGTAAGAGGCAAAAGAGAGTGGGAAACTAAAAATAATCAATAAATACAAATAGTTGTGTGTTTTTTTCTTTGCGTGATGCTGTAAATGAAAATAACAACGGGAAGCTAAATGATAATTGGTTGATGTTGATCAAATTACGAACATAATTCAATCTCCGCGTATGAAACATATTGATCACCATCAAAAATGCTGCGTATTAGCAGTTGAATCTTTTTTTTGTGAACTCTCCATGTGTACCAACTGCCATTCATCCTGCATATCCATAATCACGTTAAAATTGTTACGCAACCAGAAATGATAACCGCCGGGTAAAAAATGATGTGTGTGAAGATACAAAACTTTATATTGATGTTGCTGACAAAATACCTCAGCTAAGGAAAACAATTGACTGCCGATCCCCTGTCTGCGATAGCGTTCATCCACGTAGCAACGACAAATTTCCGCTGTTTCAGACAAGTTATAGCGTCCGCGCAGTTCAGCAATCCGATCATTATATTGACATACCGCCAGTGTAGCGATTAATTCTTGTTTTTCGCTCCATGCGCAAAGTAATGAATTCCTTTCCTGTAACAGATACTGTCGTTCGAGATCAAAGAGATCTTCTTCGCCAGAAGGCATGGATCTACCAGCATTGAAGAACAGATTAAGATGTTCAATAAGGAACGACTGAACAGCAGGAATATCGGCGTGAGTCATCTCACTAAACCTAAATGGGATCATGGCATGCATAACTCAATCTTAGAATGGAAGACGATAATAACAATAAGACTACTTTAAAAACAATATTGAGCGACCTGAGACAGACATGCAATTGTCAATGTTGCTATTCTGCACACAGATTATAAATGGGAAATATTGAGTTCAGGCAGGAATACTTTCTACCATTATGCACAATGAAGACGCCGCCATGGCGTACGCTTAAATTTTCAGCGTCTCAATGACCATTCGCAGGGCAGGGGAGACGTTGCGATGAGGATAATAAAGAAATAATCCTTCCATTCGCAGGCTGTAACGCTGCAACACCCTGATAAGATTACCGTGTTCTAAATCATCCGCGACCAGTTCGACAGGGACATAGGCCAGCCCAAGACCCAGCCGGGCGGCTTCTGCTTCCATATAGCTGTCGGATAATGCCCATTGCCCTTCAGGTTGATGGGTGATTTTTTTATCATTCTGAATGAGTTCCCACTGATATACGCTGCCATCGGCAAACTGATAGGCGATGCAGGGATGCGCCTTTAAATCCGCCGGGGTTTGTGGAAAACCGAAGCGGTGAAAATGTTCAGGCGTACCCACAACGGCCATCTCCATATCCGGCGTAATGCGCACCGCGACCATGCCCTGGCCGACTTCAGGCCCCAGACGAACGCCGGCATCGAATCTTTCCTCGATGATATCGACGAACCGGCTCTCATTCATCAGTTCTAGCCTGATATCAGGGTAGCGCTGTTTAAATACCGCCAGCTTAGGCAGCAGGCATTTATCAATGGCGTGCTGGCTGGCATTGATACGCACCGTGCCGGAGGGCGTCTCTCGATAATGCGCCAGCGTGGCAAGCCCACGATCTAACGTATCAAATCCAGATGCCGTCTTCTGATAGAGCTGCTCGCCTGCTTGCGTCAGCGACAGTTTACGCGTGGTACGCACCAGCAGCTGGACGCCCAGCCTTTCTTCAAGCTCACGAACAGAACGACTGACCCCTGATTGAGCGAGCCCCAGCCGCTGAGCAGCCGCGGTGAAACTGCCTTCCCGTACAACCTGCATAAACAAGTACAGCTCGTTGTAATTCTCCCTTTTCGCCATTGAAAAATCCCCCCGGAATGACAGCAAATTCAGTATTGATTTATAACAATATGGTATCAATCTTAGCAGTAATCGCCCTCTAATCAGCACTAATTCTGCTCACTATAATGAGCCCATCAAAACAAAGCACCGCAGCGTTGTCCGTCGGAAACCTGTATCTCTCTGTTGTTTTTTATGGGGATTTTTTATGAAAGCCTTCACCCGAACGCTAAAAACTACGATGCCGGCCATGCTGTTATTCGCATCATTAAGTGGAGCCTCAACAATGAGTTTTGCTGATTCAACCAATCCGAGTGCCCCTGTTTCCATGACAGATAAGTGGGACAAGACCTTCGCTGAGAGCCAGAAAGTCGAACATCGTAAAGTCTCGTTCCAGAATCGATATGGCATCACCTTAGTGGGCGATCTTTACCTGCCTAAAGACCGTGGCGATCGCAAGCTGGCTGCGATTGCGGTCAGTGGGCCTTTTGGCGCGGTGAAAGAGCAATCCAGCGGTCTGTATGCGCAGACGCTGGCGGAACAAGGATTTGTTACCCTGGCATTCGATCCCTCTTACACGGGGGAAAGCGGCGGCTATCCGCGAAACGTCGCCTCACCGGATATCAACACTGAAGATTTCAGCGCGGCAGTGGATTTCTTAGGGCTGCAAAAAGAGGTGGATCGCAATCGTATCGGGCTGCTCGGTATTTGCGGCTGGGGTGGCATGGCGTTGAACGACGCTGCGATGGATACCCGCGTCAAAGCGGTGGCTACCAGCGTGATGTACGACATGAGCCGGGCGATGGGCCATGGTGTGGGGGATGGCAAAGACCGTTATTCCACCGCCGACCGTCGTGCTGTTCTGCAATATCTGAACGAACAGCGCTGGAAGGATGCGCAGAGCGGCACCTTCGCACACGGCGGTCATGATATTAACGTCGACAGCAACGGCAAGGCCAGCGCGGGCGAGCGCGTTCTGCCAGAAACGCTGCCAGCAAATCCGCATCCGATACTGAAAGAGTTCTTCGATTACTATCGCATGCCGCGCGGCTTCCACGAGCGTTCCGTTAACTCGACCGGGGCGTGGACGGCAACGATGCCACTGTCGTTTATGAATATGCCGCTGCTGAGCTACGCCAGTGAAATCACCATCCCCACGCTTATTGTGACCGGTGAGAAAGCGCATTCACGCTATTTTGCTGAAGATGCTTTCAAGGCGATTGGCAGTAAAGACAAAGAACTGGTCGTGGTGCCAGGGGCAAATCATGTGGACCTCTACGATAACGTGGCCGGAAAAATACCTTTCGCGAAGTTCGAACAATTTTTCCAGACCAAACTGAAATAAACCCTCTCCTGAATTGATGCAAAGCCACCGGCCTCTGGCGGGTGGCTTTTATCCTGATCTTCGTGAAATTTCACTATGTCGACGCTAAACCAAACACCATCACATCCTCATCAGCGCGCATACTGGGGCGGTATTTTTGCCATGACCCTGTGCGTGTTTGTGCTGATTGCTTCTGAATTTATGCCCGTCAGCCTGCTCACGCCGATTGCCCGCGATTTAGGCGTGACGGAGGGGCTGGCAGGCCTCTGGGGCATGCTTGCAACCGCCGCGCCAACCAGGTGGTGGACATGGATTGCGCGTACGCTGCCCGACAACGCCGAAGCCGAGACGGGCTAATGGTCGCGGTGATTCTGCTCTCAATCGCCCTTGGGTCAACGGCAGGAGGCATCGTGTTTGACCACCTCGGCTGGCAAAGCGCGCGTAAAGGTTACATTCTGGCGGCTCATCAGTAACGGACTTGATACGATAAGCGCCACATTTCATTATGGGCGCTTTTTATGCGGCATAACGCTTTCCCTGCGCTATTTAAAAATATAATTCGTAGAATTCTCATATATCAAACATCTGGCTCTTAATGGAAACCTCTTACATTTTATTCTGAAAGCGACTTTTCAGTGCATGTCTATATTAAAATTTTAACTAAAATTCTACAGAACATATATTAACAACTATGTGCTAACAGTAAAATATCCTTGCAAGAGAATTTATAATGTTAACTATTTCATGTTGTTATAGTTGATTAAGGTTAGAGTTTAGAGTATCTTTAATCTAATCTTACATTCTTAATTAAAAGCAGATAATGACAATATGAAAGCCAGACTCTATAGTTTTTCAGAAGATGCAAATGATACTTTTGTTTTTAGATGGACCAGAAAACATTATGAGTTTTGCATGGATAACAATATCTTTTTAAATCATAGAGGAAAGAAAGTTTATAAAGAAAGGAATTTGCTACTATTATCTAAAGGTGACAAAATTCGAATTGAAGCTGATGTTATTGCTGAGCAATATTCAACTATGCCGGTAAAAAGTTTTTCCAGCGTAGGCGCATTTTCATTTCCAACCTGTCAATTGCCGGGTAATGTACGAATCGGCAGATTTTGTAGCATTGCATCAAATGTAAAAATCATGGGTGGGAACCATCCAATGAATCGTTTTACTACTCATATGCTTACTTATAATGGCGAGTTTGATAAATATGCTGCCAGCGAGTTTGGACAAAACTGGACGTTGAAACCATTTATCACTAAACCTAAGGATTTAACGATTGGCAATGATGTCTGGATTGGTAATGATGTTGTTTTAAAGGGGGGGATTTCAATTGGCGATGGCGCTGTTGTTGCTGCAAATTCTGTGGTTACTAAAGATGTGCCTCCATATGCTATTGTCGCAGGGGTTCCAGCAAAAATTATCAAATACAGATTTGAGTCCGGTATTATCGAAGAGTTGTTAAAAATAAAATGGTGGAACTATAATTACACCGATTTGCCTGATAACAGCAAATGCGACGATATCATAAATTTCGTCACTGAAATGAATAAGTTGATATCAAATGGTAGTATTCAACAAAAGATATATAAAAAATTCAATCTTACCGAAACATTCACAACTCTTTAGTTTACTATGCGATTGTTGGCGTTGAGCGTCTTACCATTGACAGCATACGCAGCAACGCTCGGACCAGGCAGCCCGGCACCGGGTGTGCTATGCGACAAAACTCTCTGTGCCGACGAGCACGGGCTGTCGCTGGCGTTAACCACAAAGTATCCTAGGAAGAGGCAAGGGGGCAGGCAGGCTGCTGC
It encodes:
- a CDS encoding iron ABC transporter permease: MSDSRRMRRAVGQLAMRIGGHAVWVSALMCCVLLAGISIGETLIPWQHVLSTLANHLFDAHYPVDALDAGIVWNYRLTRALVSASCGACLAVSGVVLQSLLRNALAEPYLLGISAGASTGAVLIALTGLGAGIISMSLGAFIGALTAFMFVALLAMAAGGRQGGGVTTQIILAGIASSQLFNAITSLIITRSANAEQARGIMFWLLGNLSGVRWPDVVLAIPTALVGIVLCFCYARHLDAFSFGAESAASLGIPVKRTRAVLIAAVTGMTAIMVSIVGAIGFVGLVIPHAARLLVGNQHHRLLPVSALTGAIFLIIADVISRTLLPGQVLPIGVITALVGAPAFSIILIRGNQNK
- a CDS encoding ABC transporter substrate-binding protein gives rise to the protein MHANSTFYSSKKTLLAILGTTALLLTSGFSAAAKTEYPLTIKNCGRDITFNQAPTRVATVGQNSTEILYSLGLADRVVGTSLWFGPVLDTYKTANEKVAVIAQNIPSFEGIVAKKPDLVASQFEWQIGPAGTVASYEQFSELKVPVYTAPADCAKDNEDGGDGVRKGMFDIAMVYQEVADLAKIFDVQDKGEALIASLKAREAAAKNKITGMDKNVSAVFWFSSADLQLDPYVAGKFGPAAWIAQTLGVKNVIDSAEEWPTVGWETIAKANPSVIVLGEMSRRRFPADDWKVKMEYLKSDPVTKLVPAVKENHLPVIDVQTMNAGIRTIDGVEKLADALVEYGLAHPQAAH
- a CDS encoding GNAT family N-acetyltransferase, with translation MIPFRFSEMTHADIPAVQSFLIEHLNLFFNAGRSMPSGEEDLFDLERQYLLQERNSLLCAWSEKQELIATLAVCQYNDRIAELRGRYNLSETAEICRCYVDERYRRQGIGSQLFSLAEVFCQQHQYKVLYLHTHHFLPGGYHFWLRNNFNVIMDMQDEWQLVHMESSQKKDSTANTQHF
- a CDS encoding LysR family transcriptional regulator, whose translation is MAKRENYNELYLFMQVVREGSFTAAAQRLGLAQSGVSRSVRELEERLGVQLLVRTTRKLSLTQAGEQLYQKTASGFDTLDRGLATLAHYRETPSGTVRINASQHAIDKCLLPKLAVFKQRYPDIRLELMNESRFVDIIEERFDAGVRLGPEVGQGMVAVRITPDMEMAVVGTPEHFHRFGFPQTPADLKAHPCIAYQFADGSVYQWELIQNDKKITHQPEGQWALSDSYMEAEAARLGLGLAYVPVELVADDLEHGNLIRVLQRYSLRMEGLFLYYPHRNVSPALRMVIETLKI
- a CDS encoding alpha/beta hydrolase, producing MSFADSTNPSAPVSMTDKWDKTFAESQKVEHRKVSFQNRYGITLVGDLYLPKDRGDRKLAAIAVSGPFGAVKEQSSGLYAQTLAEQGFVTLAFDPSYTGESGGYPRNVASPDINTEDFSAAVDFLGLQKEVDRNRIGLLGICGWGGMALNDAAMDTRVKAVATSVMYDMSRAMGHGVGDGKDRYSTADRRAVLQYLNEQRWKDAQSGTFAHGGHDINVDSNGKASAGERVLPETLPANPHPILKEFFDYYRMPRGFHERSVNSTGAWTATMPLSFMNMPLLSYASEITIPTLIVTGEKAHSRYFAEDAFKAIGSKDKELVVVPGANHVDLYDNVAGKIPFAKFEQFFQTKLK
- a CDS encoding CatB-related O-acetyltransferase, coding for MKARLYSFSEDANDTFVFRWTRKHYEFCMDNNIFLNHRGKKVYKERNLLLLSKGDKIRIEADVIAEQYSTMPVKSFSSVGAFSFPTCQLPGNVRIGRFCSIASNVKIMGGNHPMNRFTTHMLTYNGEFDKYAASEFGQNWTLKPFITKPKDLTIGNDVWIGNDVVLKGGISIGDGAVVAANSVVTKDVPPYAIVAGVPAKIIKYRFESGIIEELLKIKWWNYNYTDLPDNSKCDDIINFVTEMNKLISNGSIQQKIYKKFNLTETFTTL